One Eurosta solidaginis isolate ZX-2024a chromosome 5, ASM4086904v1, whole genome shotgun sequence DNA segment encodes these proteins:
- the LOC137252738 gene encoding facilitated trehalose transporter Tret1-like isoform X2: MLKICAKSEGIFKREYRKQLLASICITIIPFAHGFGMGWFSVILAKLQSPLETALDFVITVNEGSWMGGFASLGGGCGNIIFGILADLVGRKASLYFLAIPYAISWVLVYFAKSVEYLYVGRFLAGISGGGSYVMVPIFIGEIADPKIRGRLTSFFSLTLNSGIFIGYIVTARLPYHFIPVLGVALPAIFFLSQLFFPETPVFLIQRGLDERAKKSFKFYRNFQSITKESIEEFQIEFDNLKCAVTASHNINMNVTWRDFCNKRAAIAFANSLVLMMLNIFCGAYAILYYTSNIFIQARADLDPDTNTIIVGLVQVTGVCAATILVDKFGRKPLLMFSCGATCVGLTIFGIYGYMLQNTTVDVSGLSSWLPLVNVCLVLFVVNAGLIPIPFVLLVELMPPKIRAKASAICLVLFNIFGFILMKLFPVALEDFGLALPMWSFALLDLFGLVYISLFIKETKGMSLNKVDP; encoded by the exons TTACCATAATCCCATTTGCGCATGGCTTTGGGATGGGTTGGTTTTCAGTAATTTTAGCAAAATTGCAATCTCCCCTTGAAACTGCTTTGGATTTTGTAATAACAGTAAATGAAGGATCATGGATGGGTGGATTTGCATCGCTTGGTGGTGGATGCGGAAATATCATTTTCGGTATTTTGGCCGATTTAGTAGGCCGAAAAGCTAGCCTTTATTTTCTAGCAATTCCATATGCG ATTTCTTGGGTACTCGTTTATTTTGCAAAATCTGTGGAGTACTTATATGTGGGGCGTTTTCTTGCTGGTATTAGTGGTGGTGGCTCATATGTCATGGTGCCAATCTTTATTGGTGAAATAGCTGATCCCAA AATACGTGGTCGCTTGACTTCCTTCTTTTCGCTTACTCTGAATAGTGGCATATTTATTGGTTACATAGTAACAGCACGTTTACCATATCATTTCATACCAGTTTTGGGCGTTGCTTTGCCTGCGATCTTCTTTCTATCGCAATTATTTTTCCCAGAAACGCCAGTGTTTTTAATACAACGTGGTTTGGATGAACGCGCAAAGAAATCTTTCAAATTCTATCGCAATTTCCAGTCGATTACAAAAGAAAGTATAGAAGAATTCCAAATCGAATTTGATAATTTGAAATGTGCCGTTACAGCTAGTCAtaatataaatatgaatgtaaCTTGGCGTGattttt GCAATAAACGAGCGGCTATCGCTTTTGCCAATAGTTTAGTTTTGATGATGTTAAATATATTTTGTGGTGCTTATGCAATACTTTATTACACCTCTAATATATTTATACAAGCTCGTGCTGATTTGGATCCAGATACCAATACGATAATTGTGGGTTTGGTGCAAGTGACTGGTGTTTGTGCGGCAACGATTTTGGTGGACAAATTTGGTCGTAAACCTTTGCTGATGTTCTCGTGCGGTGCAACTTGTGTGGGTCTGACAATATTTGGGATATATGGTTATATGCTCCAGAACACTACAGTCGATGTGTCCGGCTTGAGTTCTTGGCTGCCTCTAGTGAATGTGTGTCTTGTTTTGTTCGTTGTTAATGCGGGCCTTATACCGATACCATTCGTTTTGCTGGTGGAATTAATGCCACCCAAG ATACGCGCTAAGGCTTCAGCCATTTGTTTGGTGCTATTTAACATTTTTGGATTCATTTTGATGAAATTATTTCCTGTTGCATTGGAAGATTTCGGCTTAGCTCTGCCAATGTGGAGTTTTGCCTTATTAGATCTGTTCGGTTTGGTGTACATTTCTTTGTTCATAAAAGAAACTAAAGGGATGTCTCTAAATAAAGTCGATCCGTGA